In Osmerus mordax isolate fOsmMor3 chromosome 24, fOsmMor3.pri, whole genome shotgun sequence, the following are encoded in one genomic region:
- the ap1b1 gene encoding LOW QUALITY PROTEIN: AP-1 complex subunit beta-1 (The sequence of the model RefSeq protein was modified relative to this genomic sequence to represent the inferred CDS: inserted 3 bases in 2 codons) gives MTDSKYFTTTKKGEIFELKXELNSDKKEKKKEAVKKGDRLHDGWQDVSALFPDVVNCMQTDNLELKKLVYLYLMNYAKSQPDMAIMAVNTFVKDCEDPNPLIRALAVRTMGCIRVDKITEYLCEPLRKCLKDEDPYVRKTAAVCVAKLHDINAQLVEDQGFLDTLKDLISDSNPMVVANAVAALSEIAESHPNSNLLDLNPQSINKLLTALNECTEWGQIFILDCLANYTPRDDRESQSICERVTPRLSHANSAVVLSAVKVLMKFMEMLPKDLDYYSTLLKKLAPPLVTLLSAEPELQYVALRNINLIVQKRPEILKHEMKVFFVKYNDPIYVKLEKLDIMIRLASQANIAQVLAELKEYATEVDVDFVRKAVRAIGRCAIKVEQSAERCVSTLLDLIQTKVNYVVQEAIVVIKDIFRKYPNKYESVIATLCENLDSLDEPEARAAMIWIVGEYAERIDNADELLESFLEGFHDESTQVQLQLLTAIVKLFLKKPTETQELVQQVLSLATQDSDNPDLRDRGYIYWRLLSTDPVAAKEVVLAEKPLISEETDLIEPTLLEELICHIGTLASVYHKPPSAFVEGSRGVQHKRLPARTGSGESVESPEVGSVAGGPGAEAPPAVIPSQGDLLGDLLNLDLAGPATSGPPXPPPAAMQLGTMDLLGGGLDSLMGDESEPLGGDIGGSPAMGVGFGAPPAVMPASLNAPVGGGLGDLFDLGGSVGMPTGAYIPPKTVWLPAMKAKGLEISGTFARRAGVIQMELTITNKAMSVMSDFAIQFNRNSFGLAPAGPLQILTPLSPNQTIEASLPLSTVGPVMKMEPLNNLQVAVKNNIDVFYFSCQYPISMLFVEDGKMDRQVFLGTWKDIPNEHESQFQIKDCHLNSDAASNKLQGSNIFTIAKRTVEGQDMLYQSIKLTNNIWVLAELRVQAGNPTYTVSLKCRAPEVSQCVFQSLEAVLKN, from the exons ATGACGGACTCCAAGTATTTCACCACTACCAAGAAAG GAGAGATCTTCGAGCTGA CTGAGCTGAACAGCGACaagaaggaaaagaaaaaggaggCAGTGAAGAAAGGTGATCGCCTCCATGACGGTTGGCAAGACGTGAG TGCCTTGTTTCCAGACGTGGTGAACTGCATGCAGACCGACAACCTGGAGCTGAAGAAGCTGGTGTACCTTTACCTGATGAACTACGCCAAGAGCCAGCCTGACATGGCTATCATGGCGGTCAACACCTTCGTCAAG gactgCGAGGACCCCAACCCCCTGATCCGAGCCCTGGCCGTACGCACCATGGGCTGCATCCGCGTGGACAAGATCACGGAGTACCTGTGCGAGCCGCTGAGGAAGTGTCTGAAGGACGAGGACCCCTACGTGAGGAAGACGGCGGCCGTGTGCGTGGCCAAGCTCCACGACATCAACGCCCAGCTGGTGGAGGACCAGGGCTTCCTGGACACCCTCAAGGACCTGATATCAGACTCCAACCCCATG gtggtaGCTAATGCCGTGGCAGCCCTGTCAGAGATAGCTGAGTCCCACCCCAACAGCAACCTGCTGGACCTCAACCCCCAGTCCATCAACAAGCTGCTGACGGCCCTGAACGAGTGCACCGAGTGGGGCCAGATCTTCATCCTGGACTGCCTGGCCAACTACACCCCCCGCGATGACCGCGAGtcccagag CATCTGCGAGCGCGTCACCCCTCGCCTGTCCCACGCCAACTCGGCGGTGGTGCTCTCAGCCGTCAAGGTGCTCATGAAGTTCATGGAGATGCTTCCTAAGGATCTGGACTACTACAGCACCCTGCTGAAGAAGCTGGCTCCACCGCTGGTCACCCTGCTGTCGGCCGAGCCGGAGCTGCAGTACGTGGCCCTCAGGAACATCAACCTCATCGTCCAGAAGCG GCCTGAGATCCTGAAGCATGAGATGAAGGTGTTCTTTGTCAAGTACAACGACCCCATCTACGTCAAGCTGGAGAAGCTGGACATCATGATCCGCCTGGCCTCCCAGGCCAACATCGCCCAG GTGCTGGCCGAGCTAAAGGAGTACGCCACCGAGGTGGACGTGGACTTTGTGCGTAAGGCAGTGCGAGCCATCGGGCGCTGTGCCAtcaaggtggag CAATCCGCGGAGCGTTGTGTCAGCACCCTGCTGGACCTCATCCAGACCAAGGTCAACTACGTGGTCCAGGAGGCCATCGTGGTCATTAAGGACATCTTCCGCAAATACCCCAACAA GTACGAGAGCGTGATCGCTACCCTGTGTGAGAACCTGGACTCCTTGGACGAGCCGGAGGCTCGCGCCGCCATGATCTGGATCGTGGGCGAGTACGCCGAGAGGATCGACAACGCTGACGAGCTGCTGGAGAGCTTCCTGGAGGGCTTCCACGACGAGAGCACCCAG GTGCAACTGCAGCTGTTAACAGCCATCGTCAAGCTGTTCCTCAAGAAGCCCACGGAGACCCAGGAACTGGTGCAGCAGGTCCTCAGCCTGGCCACACAG gaCTCTGACAACCCTGACCTGCGTGACCGGGGCTACATCTACTGGCGCCTGCTCTCCACCGACCCGGTGGCAGCCAAGGAGGTGGTTCTGGCTGAGAAGCCCCTGATCTCGGAGGAGACGGACCTGATCGAGCCCACCCTGCTGGAGGAGCTCATCTGTCACATCGGCACCCTGGCCTCCGTCTACCACAAGCCCCCCAGTGCCTTTGTGGAGGGCAGCCGCGGAGTCCAGCACAAGAGGCTGCCGGCTCGCACCGGATc TGGGGAGAGTGTGGAGAGCCCGGAGGTGGGCTCCGTGGCGGGGGGCCCGGGGGCCGAGGCCCCCCCTGCTGTAATCCCGTCCCAGGGAGACCTCCTGGGGGACCTGCTCAACCTGGATCTGGCCGGCCCTGCCACCTCggggccccc ccccccccctgccgCCATGCAGCTGGGGACCATGGACCTCCTGGGCGGGGGGCTGGACAGCCTG ATGGGGGATGAGTCTGAACCG cttggAGGAGACATAGGAGGCAGTCCAGCG ATGGGCGTGGGTTTCGGGGCGCCCCCTGCTGTTATGCCCGCCTCCCTGAACGCCCCTGTGGGGGGCGGCCTCGGCGACCTGTTTGACCTGGGAGGGAGCGTTGGCATGCCGACGGGAGCCTACATCCCACCTAAGACG gtgtggCTCCCAGCCATGAAGGCCAAGGGTCTGGAGATCTCCGGTACGTTTGCGCGCCGGGCGGGGGTGATCCAGATGGAGCTGACCATCACTAACAAGGCCATGAGCGTTATGAGCGACTTCGCCATCCAGTTCAACAGAAACAG tTTCGGCCTGGCCCCAGCCGGGCCCCTCCAGATCCTCACTCCTCTCAGCCCGAACCAGACCATCGAGGCCAGCCTGCCCCTCAGCACGGTGGGCCCCGTCATGAAGATGGAACCCCTCAACAACCTCCAG gtggCTGTGAAGAACAACATTGACGTGTTCTACTTCAGCTGCCAGTACCCTATCAGCATGCTGTTTGTGGAGGATGGCAAGATGG accgGCAGGTGTTCCTGGGAACCTGGAAGGACATCCCTAATGAACACGAGTCCCAGTTCCAGATCAAAGACTGTCATCTCAactcag ATGCAGCATCCAACAAGCTGCAGGGCAGCAACATCTTCACCATCGCCAAGCGCACGGTGGAGGGCCAGGACATGCTGTACCAGTCCATCAAGCTGACCAACAACATCTGGGTGCTGGCAGAGCTCAGAGTGCAGGCTGGGAACCCCACCTACACG GTCTCCTTGAAGTGCCGAGCCCCAgaggtgtctcagtgtgtgttccagagcctGGAGGCCGTGCTGAAGAACTGA